A portion of the Myripristis murdjan chromosome 13, fMyrMur1.1, whole genome shotgun sequence genome contains these proteins:
- the ywhag2 gene encoding 14-3-3 protein gamma-B — protein sequence MVDREQLVQKARLAEQAERYDDMAAAMKSVTELNEALSNEERNLLSVAYKNVVGARRSSWRVISSIEQKTSADGNEKKIEMVRAYREKIEKELEAVCQDVLNLLDNFLIKNCSETQHESKVFYLKMKGDYYRYLAEVATGEKRATVVESSEKAYNEAHEISKEHMQPTHPIRLGLALNYSVFYYEIQNAPEQACHLAKTAFDDAIAELDTLNEDSYKDSTLIMQLLRDNLTLWTSDQQDDEGGEGNN from the exons ATGGTTGATCGCGAGCAGCTGGTGCAGAAAGCCAGGCTGGCTGAACAGGCTGAACGATATGATGATATGGCAGCTGCAATGAAATCG gtaACAGAGCTGAATGAGGCCCTGTCCAATGAAGAGAGGAACCTCTTGTCCGTGGCCTATAAGAATGTGGTGGGGGCCCGACGCTCTTCCTGGAGGGTTATCTCCAGCATTGAGCAGAAGACCTCGGCTGACGGCAATGAGAAGAAGATTGAGATGGTGAGGGCCTACCGGGAGAAGATTgagaaggagctggaggccGTGTGCCAGGATGTGCTCAACCTTCTGGACAACTTCCTGATCAAGAACTGCAGCGAGACGCAGCACGAGAGCAAGGTGTTCTACCTGAAGATGAAGGGCGACTACTACCGGTACCTGGCCGAGGTGGCCACGGGAGAGAAGCGAGCCACGGTGGTGGAGTCGTCGGAGAAGGCCTACAACGAGGCTCACGAGATCAGCAAGGAGCACATGCAGCCCACCCACCCCATCCGCCTGGGCTTGGCTCTCAACTACTCTGTGTTTTACTACGAGATCCAGAATGCCCCAGAGCAGGCCTGTCATCTGGCCAAGACCGCCTTCGATGACGCCATCGCCGAGCTCGACACCCTCAACGAGGACTCCTACAAAGACTCCACTCTCATCATGCAGCTGCTCCGAGACAACTTGACACTGTGGACAAGTGACCAGCAGGATGACGAGGGAGGGGAGGGCAACAATTAA
- the camkk1b gene encoding calcium/calmodulin-dependent protein kinase kinase 1b isoform X1: protein MSADAACRAEPDSEGHTELADLVSAMNVAANRATPPNGHRGGPPRTTPHRARLSDRKLSLQERGTRVARQPTIETKRVSITDAEDCVLLNQYKLQDEIGKGSYGVVKLAYNEDSEQFYAMKVVSKKRLVRQCGFLRRPPPQKQKPQRDLIPKPMGPLDKVYQEIAILKKLDHHNVVKLVEVLDDPAGDGLHMAFELMTKGPVMEVPTDNPFTEEQARFYFRDVVLGIEYLHYQKIIHRDIKPSNLLLGEDGHVKIADFGVSNKFEGSDALLSGTAGTPAFMAPEMITEHEQSFSGKALDVWAMGITLYCFVIGTCPFYDEFIVALHSKIKNKPVEFPETPVLSEELKELILMMLDKNPETRITLPQIKLHRWVTENGSNPLPLEEEHCTAVEVTEEEVQNSIKLIPSLSTVILVKSMLRKRSFSNPFECEGRRAGRSMSAPGGLLTGSWALSGCTSPNLHPCLRKVSNEGSREGELEDLYEDDAFAESGD, encoded by the exons ATGAGCGCCGACGCTGCCTGCAGGGCGGAGCCGGACTCAGAGGGCCACACCGAGCTGGCCGACTTGGTGTCAGCCATGAACGTCGCTGCCAACCGGGCGACCCCACCCAACGGCCACAGGGGGGGCCCTCCGCGGACCACGCCTCACCGGGCACGCCTCTCAGACAGGAAGCTGTCACTGCAGGAGCGAGGGACCCGCGTGGCCCGGCAGCCCACCATAGAGACCAAGCGTGTGTCCATCACAGACGCTGAG GACTGTGTTCTGCTCAATCAGTATAAGTTACAGGATGAGATCGGGAAG GGTTCATATGGAGTGGTAAAATTAGCATACAATGAAGACTCTGAACAATTCTAT gcCATGAAAGTCGTTTCAAAGAAGAGGCTGGTGAGGCAGTGTGGATTTTTGC GCCGCCCGCCGCCTCAAAAACAAAAGCCACAGCGGGATTTGATTCCTAAACCCATGGGCCCACTGGACAAGGTGTACCAGGAGATTGCCATCCTGAAGAAACTGGATCATCATAATGTTGTAAAACTTGTTGAG GTGCTGGATGATCCCGCGGGAGACGGTCTCCACATGG CTTTCGAGCTGATGACGAAAGG CCCCGTGATGGAGGTTCCCACAGACAACCCCTTCACCGAGGAGCAGGCTCGATTCTACTTCAGAGATGTTGTCCTGGGAATAGAATACC TGCACTACCAGAAGATCATCCACAGGGACATCAAGCcctccaacctgctgctgggGGAGGACGGCCATGTGAAGATTGCAGATTTTGGTGTCAGCAACAAGTTTGAGGGCAGTGACGCGCTCCTGTCCGGCACGGCCGGGACGCCGGCCTTCATGGCCCCGGAGATGATAACCGAGCACGAGCAGAGCTTCAGCGGCAAG gCGTTAGACGTGTGGGCGATGGGAATCACACTATACTGTTTTGTCATCGGGACG TGCCCTTTTTATGATGAATTTATCGTTGCCCTGCACAGCAAGATCAAGAACAAGCCTGTGGAGTTTCCAGAAAC gccAGTTTTAAGTGAGGAATTGAAGGAGCTCATCCTTATGATGCTGGATAAAAACCCTGAAACAAGGATCACCCTCCCTCAAATCAAG CTCCATCGGTGGGTGACCGAAAATGGCTCGAATCCTCTTCCGCTGGAGGAGGAGCACTGCACTGCGGTGGAGGTCACCGAGGAGGAGGTCCAGAACAGCATCAAGCTCATCCCCAGCCTTTCCACTGTG ATCCTGGTGAAGTCGATGCTGAGGAAGCGCTCTTTCAGTAATCCCTTCGAGTGTGAAGGCAGACGAGCTGGAAGGTCCATGTCTGCCCCCGGAGGTCTCCTTAC AGGTTCCTGGGCCTTATCGGGGTGTACTTCACCTAATCTTCACCCCTGCTTAAG GAAAGTCAGCAATGAGGGAAGCAGAGAAGGAGAGTTGGAGGACTTGTATGAGGATGACGCATTCGCCGAGTCTGGCGATTAA
- the LOC115370437 gene encoding RIMS-binding protein 2 isoform X2, with protein MEGMLELDVLIYPDEVRFATPDDLREWELETASQSPTPAVRLFVALYPYNPAAMSPNTETAAEELPFVPGQIIKVIGDKDSDGFYHGESGGLSGYVPSNLVAEVPVDNEYVKYHLMQQGFLPVENAGPSAQPDPSDTSSIPDDVVVRRMVTLFEYDPWESSPNVDSEAELGFRAGDIIYVFGDMDQDGFYYGDLHGRRGLVPSNYLEPLPWN; from the exons ATGGAGGGCATGCTGGAGCTGGATGTTTTGATATACCCAGATGAAGTGAGGTTTGCTACACCAGACGATCTCAGAGAATGGGAACTTGAGACTGCAAGTCAGTCGCCTACACCTGCAGTACGACTCTTTGTGGCGCTTTACCCTTACAACCCTGCTGCGATGTCTCCAAACACTGAAACGGCTGCAGAGGAGCTGCCTTTTGTACCGGGCCAGATCATCAAG GTCATTGGAGATAAGGACTCTGACGGATTCTACCACGGTGAGTCCGGTGGCCTCTCTGGTTATGTGCCAAGCAACTTGGTGGCTGAAGTCCCAGTGGACAATGAGTACGTGAAGTACCACCTCATGCAGCAGGGATTCCTCCCTGTCGAAAACGCAG GTCCGTCTGCACAACCAGATCCGAGCGacacatccagtattcctgACGACGTCGTTGTCCGGAGAATGGTGACCTTATTCGAGTATGATCCATGGGAAAGTTCGCCCAACGTTGACAGTGAG GCTGAACTTGGCTTTCGTGCGGGAGACATTATATATGTGTTTGGTGACATGGATCAAGATGGATTCTACTAT GGGGACCTTCATGGACGACGAGGCTTGGTGCCATCAAACTATCTAGAGCCGCTACCGTGGAATTAA
- the LOC115370437 gene encoding RIMS-binding protein 2 isoform X1 yields MEGMLELDVLIYPDEVRFATPDDLREWELETASQSPTPAVRLFVALYPYNPAAMSPNTETAAEELPFVPGQIIKVIGDKDSDGFYHGESGGLSGYVPSNLVAEVPVDNEYVKYHLMQQGFLPVENAAGPSAQPDPSDTSSIPDDVVVRRMVTLFEYDPWESSPNVDSEAELGFRAGDIIYVFGDMDQDGFYYGDLHGRRGLVPSNYLEPLPWN; encoded by the exons ATGGAGGGCATGCTGGAGCTGGATGTTTTGATATACCCAGATGAAGTGAGGTTTGCTACACCAGACGATCTCAGAGAATGGGAACTTGAGACTGCAAGTCAGTCGCCTACACCTGCAGTACGACTCTTTGTGGCGCTTTACCCTTACAACCCTGCTGCGATGTCTCCAAACACTGAAACGGCTGCAGAGGAGCTGCCTTTTGTACCGGGCCAGATCATCAAG GTCATTGGAGATAAGGACTCTGACGGATTCTACCACGGTGAGTCCGGTGGCCTCTCTGGTTATGTGCCAAGCAACTTGGTGGCTGAAGTCCCAGTGGACAATGAGTACGTGAAGTACCACCTCATGCAGCAGGGATTCCTCCCTGTCGAAAACGCAG CAGGTCCGTCTGCACAACCAGATCCGAGCGacacatccagtattcctgACGACGTCGTTGTCCGGAGAATGGTGACCTTATTCGAGTATGATCCATGGGAAAGTTCGCCCAACGTTGACAGTGAG GCTGAACTTGGCTTTCGTGCGGGAGACATTATATATGTGTTTGGTGACATGGATCAAGATGGATTCTACTAT GGGGACCTTCATGGACGACGAGGCTTGGTGCCATCAAACTATCTAGAGCCGCTACCGTGGAATTAA
- the camkk1b gene encoding calcium/calmodulin-dependent protein kinase kinase 1b isoform X2 has product MSADAACRAEPDSEGHTELADLVSAMNVAANRATPPNGHRGGPPRTTPHRARLSDRKLSLQERGTRVARQPTIETKRVSITDAEDCVLLNQYKLQDEIGKGSYGVVKLAYNEDSEQFYAMKVVSKKRLVRQCGFLRRPPPQKQKPQRDLIPKPMGPLDKVYQEIAILKKLDHHNVVKLVEVLDDPAGDGLHMAFELMTKGPVMEVPTDNPFTEEQARFYFRDVVLGIEYLHYQKIIHRDIKPSNLLLGEDGHVKIADFGVSNKFEGSDALLSGTAGTPAFMAPEMITEHEQSFSGKALDVWAMGITLYCFVIGTCPFYDEFIVALHSKIKNKPVEFPETPVLSEELKELILMMLDKNPETRITLPQIKLHRWVTENGSNPLPLEEEHCTAVEVTEEEVQNSIKLIPSLSTVILVKSMLRKRSFSNPFECEGRRAGRSMSAPGGLLTKVSNEGSREGELEDLYEDDAFAESGD; this is encoded by the exons ATGAGCGCCGACGCTGCCTGCAGGGCGGAGCCGGACTCAGAGGGCCACACCGAGCTGGCCGACTTGGTGTCAGCCATGAACGTCGCTGCCAACCGGGCGACCCCACCCAACGGCCACAGGGGGGGCCCTCCGCGGACCACGCCTCACCGGGCACGCCTCTCAGACAGGAAGCTGTCACTGCAGGAGCGAGGGACCCGCGTGGCCCGGCAGCCCACCATAGAGACCAAGCGTGTGTCCATCACAGACGCTGAG GACTGTGTTCTGCTCAATCAGTATAAGTTACAGGATGAGATCGGGAAG GGTTCATATGGAGTGGTAAAATTAGCATACAATGAAGACTCTGAACAATTCTAT gcCATGAAAGTCGTTTCAAAGAAGAGGCTGGTGAGGCAGTGTGGATTTTTGC GCCGCCCGCCGCCTCAAAAACAAAAGCCACAGCGGGATTTGATTCCTAAACCCATGGGCCCACTGGACAAGGTGTACCAGGAGATTGCCATCCTGAAGAAACTGGATCATCATAATGTTGTAAAACTTGTTGAG GTGCTGGATGATCCCGCGGGAGACGGTCTCCACATGG CTTTCGAGCTGATGACGAAAGG CCCCGTGATGGAGGTTCCCACAGACAACCCCTTCACCGAGGAGCAGGCTCGATTCTACTTCAGAGATGTTGTCCTGGGAATAGAATACC TGCACTACCAGAAGATCATCCACAGGGACATCAAGCcctccaacctgctgctgggGGAGGACGGCCATGTGAAGATTGCAGATTTTGGTGTCAGCAACAAGTTTGAGGGCAGTGACGCGCTCCTGTCCGGCACGGCCGGGACGCCGGCCTTCATGGCCCCGGAGATGATAACCGAGCACGAGCAGAGCTTCAGCGGCAAG gCGTTAGACGTGTGGGCGATGGGAATCACACTATACTGTTTTGTCATCGGGACG TGCCCTTTTTATGATGAATTTATCGTTGCCCTGCACAGCAAGATCAAGAACAAGCCTGTGGAGTTTCCAGAAAC gccAGTTTTAAGTGAGGAATTGAAGGAGCTCATCCTTATGATGCTGGATAAAAACCCTGAAACAAGGATCACCCTCCCTCAAATCAAG CTCCATCGGTGGGTGACCGAAAATGGCTCGAATCCTCTTCCGCTGGAGGAGGAGCACTGCACTGCGGTGGAGGTCACCGAGGAGGAGGTCCAGAACAGCATCAAGCTCATCCCCAGCCTTTCCACTGTG ATCCTGGTGAAGTCGATGCTGAGGAAGCGCTCTTTCAGTAATCCCTTCGAGTGTGAAGGCAGACGAGCTGGAAGGTCCATGTCTGCCCCCGGAGGTCTCCTTAC GAAAGTCAGCAATGAGGGAAGCAGAGAAGGAGAGTTGGAGGACTTGTATGAGGATGACGCATTCGCCGAGTCTGGCGATTAA
- the ca4b gene encoding carbonic anhydrase 4b, translated as MLTPVLFFLASSIKIISGADWCYQSQVMCNDSCPGPEGWAVVSQHCSGRAQSPVNIVRRKTLPDERLTPLHFIGYQETFHARIVNTGHTVQLDLPAGAVIKGGDLAVPYKAIQLHLHWGKDGGPGSEHTIDGEQFPMEMHIVHIKEEYNSLSQALGDRTGVAVLAFFFQEWASANKKYDALVRALKHIRQPSNSTTLNGLSLDMLLPPQSNRTTYFRYQGSLTTPSCAEALIWTVFENTIRLSKQQLAAFCQLKFSNGKQMEKTHRPVQPLNGRKVYYSGGHSALVSSTLLIISVMASSGLSLHARG; from the exons ATGCTCACTCccgttttgtttttccttgcaTCTTCTATAAAGATCATTTCTGGGGCAG ATTGGTGCTACCAGTCCCAGGTTATGTGCAATGACTCCTGCCCAG GACCTGAAGGATGGGCAGTGGTTTCGCAGCACTGCAGCGGCAGAGCCCAGTCTCCAGTTAACATTGTGAGAAGGAAAACACTGCCTGACGAACGTCTCACTCCACTCCATTTTATTGGCTATCAAGAGACCTTTCATGCTCGCATCGTAAACACTGGCCACACTG ttcaaCTGGACCTGCCTGCCGGCGCAGTGATCAAAGGTGGAGATCTGGCTGTGCCATACAAGGCAattcagctccacctgcactgGGGCAAAGACGGAGGTCCGGGCTCTGAGCACACCATTGACGGAGAACAGTTTCCAATGGAG ATGCATATTGTTCACATAAAGGAAGAATACAACTCGTTGTCCCAAGCTCTGGGAGACCGCACCGGTGTTGCTgttcttgcatttttctttcag GAATGGGCATCTGCAAACAAGAAATATGATGCTCTTGTACGTGCTCTGAAACATATCAGGCAGCCCA GCAATAGCACTACGCTGAATGGCTTGTCCCTGGATATGCTCCTTCCGCCGCAAAGTAATAGGACAACTTACTTTCGCTATCAGGGCTCCCTCACTACACCGAGCTGTGCAGAAGCACTCATCTGGACGGTGTTTGAAAACACCATTCGTCTCAGCAAGCAACAG CTCGCTGCATTCTGCCAGCTTAAGTTTTCTAATGGAaagcaaatggaaaaaacacaccGACCAGTGCAGCCTTTGAATGGGAGGAAGGTGTATTACTCTGGAGGCCACAGTGCTTTGGTTAGCTCTACATTACTCATCATTTCAGTGATGGCATCCAGCGGACTCTCCCTGCATGCCCGGGGTTGA